TACCTAAAGCCGAATGGGCTCAGCGTTTAGTTGAGCTATCCATATTAGATTTGAACTAATAGCGTCAAGATACTGAGTGGAAAAGTTGGTACCCAAGAGGTAGTTCATAAAAAATATTGAGTATAAGAAGCAAGAGTTAACTATCTGGGCAAATCTTTTTCTAAGCTTTCACACTCACGCTGAATACGCTTCGCCCAGTCTTTTGATGGCTGTGGACAGGACAAACTTAGTACTGCTATAAGATGGCAAAGAATAAATAGGGCCTTAACTATGTGAACCAGCCTTAACTCTGGTTTCGGATAATAATGATCACTATGACCATTAACAGTATCAAATGGCTTAAATGTGTTGTATTTTTCATCGACTTTATCATCACAGATTGAAACTGGTTTGGTATTATTTGACATCTCAGCGGCGGTCTTCAGAGTCTTTGGTCTACAATGGGAAATGGTAAGGCTGACATACAGTTTAAACATCAATATAATGAAAtgtttcaatttttatttggcacAAAAACATAAATACTGTAAACTCATAACCAATTATTGATTTCTAGGACATGAAAAGAGCGTGGATCCAAGTGCAACAACTTCTTCAGTACATAACTAAGATAGTAAGATAGTTGATAATGTCTAAAAAGGAGGAGGTTCAAGGAGGTTGGCCGGTTCTACGTGAGGGATGAGGGCAGCGACGGGGAGGAGTATGGGGGAGAATAAAATGCAGTCAATGAATGTCTGACTGGGCATTACTTATAACAACATACAAGTAAAAAAATTGGTTTCAATGACAGAACAAATTACTAAAGTGCAGTCAATGAATGAATGATTATACCTTATTGTGAAAGATGATAAAAAATAATAACTGGTATCTCCACAGAAATGGTAAACCAAAATCAACCAAGTAACAGTCAATTTCACGTAAGTGAGAAATAAAAGGAGCATTCTCACCTGGTGCTTCGACCAGCGATTTAGTCGATGCGCCGCCGCCAGTATTGGCACAAGGTAGTGTCTGCACGTGCTCCGACTTTTCCCAGAGGCCACTAATTAACACCATGGCAGCTTACTGAATTTGGTGTCTTTACCTAGCCGATAGGAAAAGGTAAAGCAAGTTCAGATCCAGTGAAGACTGATCTTACAACACTTAATACAAACCATGATTGGAACCGAGCCTGCATTCAGACATGAAGAGATAGGTGACACAAATCCAAGGCCATGTCTGTAAGGGGAGGGTAAATTTTCAGAAAAGAACATTTGACATGCATAATCCAAATAGGTTCGAGAACCTGCAACACACCAATATTCATATCTTCCATCCTATGAGGTAGTGTTTAAAAAAATACCAGTACATGACTAAAAAAAATACCATTACCTTAAATAGTTAAGAAAACAACTCACTTTTGGTTGTTCATATATGCTCAACCAAAATTTAAGAGTATGAAAAAAAACATGAGAATAAGCTGTAGATTCCTCGTAGGCGAAGATATAAGGAATCTGTACAAACATAAATGATTCCTGCAAATTAAATAGAGAGAGAGCCATGAGGAAGAGATGAGCTTGGGTACTAATTACCTGCTTTCCATTCGAGCTCAGCTATGGGGGAGCGTGTTGTTCACTTCATTGTTCATCCTTTGGCACGGGTCTGGCCAATCTTGAAAACCTACCAGCATCAAGAAAAATAGAGGGAAATGCTACAAAAGTCTACCAACGTGTGTGTGAGAGATTGAGAGAGGAACTATAGGTCAAGCAATTTTTCTCTAGGTCCAGCGCCGATGCATCGAGGCGTAACCAACACAGATAGATGAAGAGGATAACTGATGGTGCCCTCATTGGATGTGGCAGTCCCCTGCCGCTGTAGACCTTCATGGGAGCCTGATGAGAGAAGGTCGCTAAATTCACCAAAGGAAAGCACACCTCAGTAGCATTCTCATGGTATTCATGTTCAATATTGAGAAAAAACAGGGGACTATAAAAGAGAAAAACTAATATTATCAAGATTTTTTCATTGAAAAGGCTTGCTGGAAATATCACAAgcatattcaaatgtttcaattaAGTAACCGTGACAAAGAAACTTACAACAGTAGTTCAGAATTCCTTTGAGATGTGTTGGAGAGGTGCAAGCTCATGGAACTAAAATAGATGTATTCCTTCACAGGGTTAATAGACTCATATGACACCCATTTTTTAGGGCATTGAATCAGTTTTTAAGAATTACTACCATGAATAAGAGTGTCGTAGAGATGCAAAAGAATTCATTTTCAACAAAAGAGGATATAACATAGATAACTATTCAAAATGCCGAAACATTCAAATATGAAATCATGACTTAGCTCAGTGTAGATTTTCAGTAATGAATAGTATAAGTAAACCGATACAGTGCAAGAGTTAACAATACAAAATTGTCAGGAGTCTGTGAGATTACCTGCTATATTTCACAATCATGTATTATTCTGCAAGGTATCTTGGACTTGCTGGGATTTGACTACCTTTTCCTGATAATCATTAGGGTTCACAATATTGCTCCGATTATTATTACCAGGAAAGAAACAAGAATGGTTGCCATCCCACAAGATCTTCACAATAGAGGCCTCGATGATTGCCTACACCATTGGGAAATATGATATAATTAGGTGCACATAATGTAAAACTTGATTGACATACTTTTTGGCAGGTTGGACAAGCAACACGACTATAGTAGCACATCAAAAAAATGTAATTCAGCCAGAGGAGGGGATCGAGTTTACCTTGTTGAGCCCTTCGTTAGGTATACTCTTCTCAATGTCACCCCATTCTAACAAATGTAATGGCAGGTCAAGAGCCTCTAAATCAGCGTCCAACAGAAGATTAAATGGATTAGTGATACTTTATAACCTGAGGTTTGTTGGTTGTAAATCAAATATATTGTAAAAGACCAAATTACATTAGAGATATGGAGTACAAAATAATGAAGCCAAAACTACTGCATTATCTCGGTGCTTTCCCGCCAACCCTCCCACCTACTTCGTTTGAACCTATTTCTTGAAGATCCCAATCATTCAAAAGTCCTCCTATCAGTTGACCTGCAGCCCTGCACCAAAGTTAGCATAAAAAATCATTGGTTTCTTAAGCATCTAAATTCCAGGATTGTGTATTTCTTTTATAACAACATAGAGGCACTACTTAAATTGTAGCACTGATCATGATACCCGTAGTATAACATTAGATGCAGAAGGCATATAGATTCAGAGGGTAATTGGTAGTATGTGAAATATCACAAGAACACGAAGCTCAAATCTATATGCCCAAATAAGTAGTGCTACAACTCATCAGAACGAAAATAGTGAAGAATGATTCTTGTTCTACTAAAATGTGCATTAGTAAGTCTATATGGTGATAAGATACATGAAGATACCATCCTGCAAAATCTAAAATCATCGATAATTACATACCCATTACTCTGAGCATATCTCAGATATGGGAAAAAATACCATACCGTGTTACAGTAGCAACATCAACATTAAAATGCTTGAATTATATGGCATTAGTAAGAACTAAGGAAGGATGATAGTACCTCTCACATTGCATTGGTAGGTGAAATAAGATAGGTAAGGCACATTTAATAAACCTATAAAGGAATTCTCAACTTGCAGATGAAGTTCCAACTCGCATTACAAACATGATGTAATAATATAATATATATAAGGAAGTTAACACCTGAAACCAAATGCATCATAGTGGAGATTTCTGACGGAAATTACCTAAAATTAAGCATGTTGCCCCATATCACAAGGAATAGTAAAAACACCAATGGATCTTCATCATCTGACGTGCACAACAAATATGGGAGGGCACCAATTACTCCTTTAGATGCAAATCCACTAATTAATTCCAATCCACACTATTTTGCCAAGCTACAACATGGCTACTACGACTGATGTAAATTGGAGCCACGCACAAGATTGAATCTATTACCTTTTCATAGAGGGCAATGTTGTGCGGAGTGAGAACCAATCTAGCACAGGTATGTGGGGAGGGGAGGAGGTGGAGCGCACTGTCCTTGGCCATGGACACCATGCCGACCTCCTAGGAAGAGAGAAACCACACTGCCACGCCATTCATAGCTGACAAATCTGACGTGAAGGGATAGAAGGTGTGTGACCAAATCGACTTCGCTGTGGGGAGTAGAGGACCAGAGCGCACCTGTAGCGGAGGCGGAGTTGGGGAGGAGATCTCCACCTTCTGGTCCCGCGCCGCGTCCCTTCTCCAGGTTCCGCGCCCCTGCACCTTCGATCCCTGTCGCCGGCCATCTGTGCACTGGCCTGCTTCCTCCATTCCGGTGGTCAACgtccctgctgctgctgctccaaCCTCCGGCCGGATGCCGGCTGCCATCTCCGCCCCGTCCGGCCGTCCCCTGCCATCTCACGGCAAGGCACGTTGCGGCGGCGGGGATGGAGGCCAGAGGCGGCGGCTGCGAGGAATAGCTCGGCTGCAGGGATTGGATCGGAGGCGCGGCCGCGGGTCGGAGCCATCCAGCGGTAGagcggcgacgaggcggtgacctgCTGCCTCCACCGGCAGCCGccggcgatggcgacgacgaggcggCGCTACTTCCGCCGGGCAGcccgacggcggcgacgacgaggcgAGGGAGGATTGGGCCAGGGAGGGCGACGGGCAGAGATGGGATTGGGGAGGAGAGGCGCGACACATGATTGGCGGCACGACCGGGCCAGGCGGGGCTTTTCGCGACCCATGGATAAAATGTGGGTTCGCGCGAGGCGACCCAACGGACGGTCgagatcgcgccacgtcagctcGATCGGACGGCCGAAAATCCAAAGCGCTGTGAGAGCTCCATGGGGGTGCAGCAATCATACCGTGGGATGATAATAAACTTCCTAGTGTTTCTTGACATACTGAGAGTTAACTACATAAGCTAGAGTGATTATTTACATAACTAGTTATTCATGCTCATAAATCTTTATTGTGATTGTCTCGAGTTATCGATGCTCTTATTATACTCTTGGCA
This Lolium perenne isolate Kyuss_39 chromosome 1, Kyuss_2.0, whole genome shotgun sequence DNA region includes the following protein-coding sequences:
- the LOC127303274 gene encoding uncharacterized protein codes for the protein MAAGIRPEVGAAAAGTLTTGMEEAGQCTDGRRQGSKVQGRGTWRRDAARDQKVEISSPTPPPLQEVGMVSMAKDSALHLLPSPHTCARLVLTPHNIALYEKE